In the Choloepus didactylus isolate mChoDid1 chromosome 5, mChoDid1.pri, whole genome shotgun sequence genome, one interval contains:
- the LOC119534675 gene encoding zinc finger protein 883-like has protein sequence MLGVNGFQRYSRRLHPGRVDIARLVPEKAVQRSDAGEYQPSGLSRTLRSLFDLVHGSNSRSGLDNALLILNSKSRYLFLQIGIQVCKLDVLSQLSQGKKVWREGIGLTQNHCPGKKSPCKKQKMTVLHLTCRKDHSDMSSQISHTQQNSFQYNHLLEDSTLRSTVTKHALIPMGKKPFLWKPLGKVLSDHSSFNQHKQIHNTSKSYECHRSSKTCIESSGHRQFSGTQIGNKPCECTLFRKTFHLRQHEKIRTGGKLCECPLCGKAFSQSNLQEYERAHTGEKHYECHLCGKAFSNHSNLKQHEITHTGEKRYECHTCGKAFHYRSALRAHDRTHTGEKLHECHLCGKAFTQRSYLRHHERTHSGEKPYACHICGKAFRHCSTLRQHERTHTGEKPYECNTCGKVFKYSLSLMLHERNHTGEKPYECHTCGKTFPRSSTLRQHERIHTGEKPYECNTCGKVFIRSYSLMQHERTHTGEKPYECNTCGKGFIRSYSLMQHERTHTGEKPYECCTCGKAFTRSSRLRIHERTHTGEKPYKCHTCGKAFKCSYALRVHERTHTREKPFECYTCGKAFTRSSHLRIHERTHTGEKPYKCHTCGKAFKCFSALRLHERSHTGEKPYECHLCGKTFRQSGTLREHKKTHCGKKPYACHTCGKAFRYTSSLRRHERTHT, from the exons ATGTTAGGAGTTAATGGCTTTCAAAGATATAGCCgtagacttcacccaggaagagtggaCATTGCTAGACTCgtcccagagaaagctgttcagagaagtgatgctggagaatatcaaccATCTGGTCTCAGTCG GACTCTCCGATCTCTCTTTGACCTTGTTCATGGGAGCAATAGTAGAAG TGGACTTGATAATGCACTATTAATACTTAACTCAAAATCCAGATATCTCTTCCTACAAATAGGAATTCAGGTCTGCAAATTGGATGTGCTTTCCCAGTTGTCACAAGGAAAGAAAGTTTGGAGAGAAGGAATAGGACTTACCCAAAACCATTGTCCAG GCAAGAAAAGTCcatgtaaaaagcaaaaaatgacagttttgCACCTTACCTGTAGGAAAGACCATTCTGACATGTCATCG CAGATATCTCACACTCAACAGAATTCTTTTCAGTATAATCATTTGCTGGAAGATTCCACTCTCAGATCCACAGTGACTAAGCATGCATTAATTCCCATGGGAAAGAAACCATTTTTATGGAAACCGCTTGGAAAAGTCCTTAGTGACCATTCGTCTTTTAATCAACATAAGCAGATTCACAATACAAGTAAATCATATGAATGCCATCGAAGTTCTAAAACCTGTATTGAAAGCTCTGGCCACAGACAATTCAGTGGAACTCAAATTGGAAATAAGCCATGTGAATGTACTCTATTTAGGAAAACTTTTcaccttagacaacatgagaaaatTCGGACTGGAGGGAAGCTCTGTGAATGTCCtttatgtggaaaagccttcagtcaatCTAACCTTCAAGAGTATGAGAGAgctcacactggagaaaaacactatgaatgccatctatgtgggaaagccttcagtaatCATTCTAATCTTAAACAACATGAGATaacacacactggagaaaaacgctatgaatgccatacatgtgggaaagcctttcaTTATAGGTCTGCCCTCAGAGCACATGacagaactcacactggagagaaactccatgaatgtcatctatgtggaaaagccttcacaCAACGTTCTTATCTTAGACACCATGAGAGAACACACAGTGGTGAGAAACCTTATGCATGTcatatatgtgggaaagccttccgtCATTGTTCTACcctcagacaacatgagagaacgcacactggagagaaaccctatgaatgcaatACCTGTGGGAAAGTTTTTAAGTATTCTCTTTCCCTCATGCTACATGAGAGAAATCACAccggagagaaaccctatgaatgccatacatgtgggaaaaccttcCCTCGTAGTTCTacccttagacaacatgagagaattcacactggagagaaaccctatgaatgcaacacatgtgggaaagtcttcattCGTTCTTATTCCCTCatgcaacatgagagaactcacactggagagaaaccctatgaatgtaacaCATGTGGGAAAGGCTTCATTCGTTCTTATTCCCTCatgcaacatgagagaactcacactggagagaaaccctatgaatgctgtacatgtggaaaagctttcacCCGTTCTTCTCGCCTCAGaatacatgagagaactcacactggagagaaaccctataaatgccatacatgtggaaaagctttcaaaTGTTCTTATGCCCTCCGAgtacatgagagaactcacacaagAGAGAAACCCTTTGAATGCTATacatgtggaaaagctttcacCCGTTCTTCTCACCTCAGaatacatgagagaactcacactggagagaaaccctataaatgccatacatgtggaaaagctttcaaatgtttttctgcCCTCAGACTACATGAAAGatctcacactggagagaaaccctatgaatgccatctatgtgggaaaacttTCAGGCAGTCTGGTACTCTTAGAGAACATAAGAAAACACACTGTGGCAAGAAACCCTATGCATGCCATACCTGTGGTAAGGCCTTCAGATATACTTCTTCCCTCAgaagacatgagagaactcatactTAA